A DNA window from Marispirochaeta aestuarii contains the following coding sequences:
- a CDS encoding foldase protein PrsA, giving the protein MQIVQKKTTPALRSIVIVLVLLLILATPAFAGGNKEKAAENQGKTEQAAEASQPENQNGDQAGSAENSNKKRSTLAVASGGAVASVNGEVITEDAFNAQIENLRKSYRAQRGSDIPAQELDKLKKQVVQAMITKNVLLQNFRELGFSVDPDRVDREIQNVKDNYGSEAEFEKSMADQGYDMERLRKEITQSLQVFMVQQHVVEDVEVTDEEMRRAYNSNVDQIAQPETVRARHILVSLEEGATEEDKAAAREKIEAIQEELAAGADFAELAKEKSEGPSSKNGGDLGYFSADKMVPSFSDAAFALQPGEVSGIVETRFGYHIIKLEDRKDAWLPSFDEVKEHLRPQLEQQKAQMVFQEYVQQLQGKAEIEILRPDLKPEQQ; this is encoded by the coding sequence ATGCAAATTGTACAGAAGAAAACCACACCGGCGCTCAGATCGATAGTGATTGTGCTGGTATTACTTTTAATCCTGGCGACTCCTGCCTTTGCCGGCGGGAACAAGGAGAAGGCAGCGGAGAACCAGGGAAAAACGGAACAGGCTGCTGAAGCTTCACAGCCGGAGAACCAGAACGGAGACCAGGCCGGGAGCGCGGAAAATTCAAATAAAAAGCGCAGTACCCTGGCGGTCGCTTCCGGTGGAGCGGTAGCCTCGGTAAACGGGGAAGTCATTACCGAAGATGCCTTCAACGCCCAGATTGAAAACCTGCGGAAGAGCTACCGTGCCCAGCGTGGCAGCGATATCCCCGCCCAGGAGCTGGATAAACTGAAGAAACAGGTCGTTCAGGCCATGATAACAAAGAACGTGCTGCTGCAGAATTTCCGTGAACTCGGCTTCTCCGTTGATCCCGACAGGGTTGACAGGGAGATTCAGAATGTAAAAGACAATTACGGCTCCGAGGCGGAGTTCGAGAAGTCCATGGCCGACCAGGGTTACGACATGGAACGGCTCAGGAAAGAGATTACCCAGAGCCTGCAGGTTTTCATGGTCCAGCAGCATGTGGTGGAAGACGTGGAAGTGACCGACGAGGAGATGCGCCGGGCCTACAACTCGAATGTCGACCAGATCGCCCAGCCTGAAACCGTTCGTGCCCGCCACATCCTGGTAAGCCTGGAGGAAGGCGCCACGGAAGAGGACAAGGCGGCGGCCCGGGAAAAGATCGAGGCTATTCAGGAAGAGCTTGCCGCGGGTGCGGATTTTGCCGAGCTGGCAAAGGAGAAGTCCGAGGGCCCCAGCAGCAAGAACGGCGGCGACCTGGGGTATTTTTCAGCCGACAAGATGGTCCCCAGCTTCTCCGACGCAGCCTTTGCCCTGCAGCCCGGCGAGGTAAGCGGCATCGTGGAGACCCGCTTCGGCTACCATATAATCAAGCTGGAGGACCGCAAGGACGCCTGGCTGCCCAGCTTTGACGAGGTAAAAGAGCATTTAAGGCCCCAGCTGGAACAGCAGAAGGCCCAGATGGTTTTCCAGGAGTATGTTCAGCAGCTGCAGGGTAAGGCGGAAATCGAGATTCTGCGCCCCGACCTGAAGCCGGAACAGCAATAA
- the msrB gene encoding peptide-methionine (R)-S-oxide reductase MsrB, with amino-acid sequence MRRFSIALVLLLLLPGLILVAESKTRGLQGYTVHTDKEEIDFPVQLSEVEWRQRLTDDQYYILCEEGTEYAFSGKYDKFYEKGTYYSAATGQPLFSSDTKYDSGSGWPSFYAPIDKDAVTLIADNSLFMRRIEVVDSLSGAHLGHVFTDGPDPTGLRFCINSDALIFVPEGEDPPEILEP; translated from the coding sequence ATGAGACGTTTCAGTATCGCCCTGGTTCTGCTTCTGCTGTTACCCGGGCTTATTCTCGTTGCCGAATCGAAGACCCGCGGGCTTCAGGGGTATACGGTGCATACGGACAAGGAGGAGATCGATTTTCCGGTGCAGCTGTCGGAAGTAGAGTGGAGACAGCGTCTGACGGATGATCAGTACTACATTCTCTGCGAAGAAGGTACCGAATATGCCTTCAGCGGCAAGTACGACAAGTTCTATGAGAAGGGAACCTACTACTCCGCCGCCACAGGTCAGCCCCTCTTCAGTTCCGATACAAAATATGACTCCGGCAGCGGATGGCCCAGCTTTTACGCTCCCATCGACAAGGATGCCGTTACCCTGATCGCGGACAATTCCCTTTTTATGCGGCGTATCGAGGTGGTGGATTCCCTGAGCGGCGCCCATCTCGGGCATGTTTTTACCGATGGTCCTGATCCCACGGGCCTGCGCTTCTGCATCAACTCCGATGCCCTGATCTTTGTTCCGGAAGGAGAAGACCCGCCGGAAATCCTGGAACCCTGA
- a CDS encoding amino acid ABC transporter ATP-binding protein yields MKPRIRIEEAVKNFGHVQALKGASLEVQPGEVVLIIGPSGSGKSTLLRSVNRLERLTSGHIWIDDDRVSGPKADIRRIREEVGMVFQSFNLFPHLRVLDNISLGPRNVKKTAKSAAEEKSRALLKKVGLSEKEQAWPEQLSGGQQQRVAIARALAMEPKVMLFDEPTSALDPEMIKEVLDVMLALAQEGMTMLVVSHEMGFARAAADKVVFMDEGQIVELGPPDQLFNSPREERTQRFLKHIL; encoded by the coding sequence GTGAAACCTAGAATTCGAATAGAGGAGGCCGTAAAGAATTTCGGCCACGTACAGGCTCTGAAGGGCGCCAGCCTGGAGGTTCAGCCGGGAGAGGTCGTTCTGATCATCGGTCCTTCCGGTTCCGGGAAAAGCACCCTGCTCCGCAGCGTCAACCGGCTTGAACGCCTGACCAGCGGCCATATCTGGATAGACGACGACCGCGTTTCCGGACCAAAGGCGGATATCCGGCGCATTCGTGAAGAGGTGGGCATGGTTTTCCAGAGTTTCAATCTCTTTCCCCATCTCAGGGTACTGGACAATATCAGCCTGGGCCCCCGGAACGTCAAAAAAACCGCGAAGTCCGCCGCGGAGGAAAAATCCAGGGCCCTGCTCAAGAAGGTCGGACTTTCCGAAAAGGAACAGGCCTGGCCGGAACAGCTCTCCGGCGGACAGCAGCAGCGGGTCGCCATAGCCCGCGCCCTGGCGATGGAACCGAAGGTCATGCTTTTCGACGAACCCACTTCCGCCCTGGATCCGGAGATGATCAAGGAGGTACTGGATGTCATGCTGGCTCTCGCCCAGGAGGGAATGACCATGCTGGTGGTTTCCCATGAGATGGGTTTTGCCCGTGCAGCCGCGGACAAGGTCGTTTTTATGGACGAAGGACAGATCGTAGAGCTTGGCCCGCCGGATCAGCTTTTCAATTCTCCCAGAGAAGAACGTACCCAGCGTTTCCTGAAACACATTTTATAG
- a CDS encoding polyprenyl synthetase family protein — protein sequence MPHPGAEHRLQDASFSTASSAFLGDILGTPRMAGELDNVRSIILDSAAESAALIRESLGEMINAGGKLLRPALVLLAGWYGGKNQETLGALAASVEMLHMATLVHDDVLDDAPTRRGKPALHVTVGAKAAILIGDYLFARCFTLLDSLKNREIGLHAARAVERICDGEIRQDTERYSLDVSMRSYLRRIFAKTAVLITASMELGAEHGEASPEDVQRFRRIGYNLGMGFQVVDDLLDFTGTENRTGKPLGRDLSAGIFTAPVIYTLAGPRGRDLRELLASPPYKRRDRDAAVSLILKGDGIEQSRRLAKSYTRRALKEIESLEKGETRNLLAALADSLLVREI from the coding sequence ATGCCGCATCCTGGAGCCGAACACCGGCTTCAGGATGCGTCTTTTTCTACAGCCAGTTCAGCATTTCTCGGCGATATCCTGGGAACCCCCCGGATGGCGGGTGAGCTTGACAATGTACGCAGCATAATCCTCGACTCCGCTGCCGAAAGTGCGGCCCTCATCCGGGAAAGCCTCGGGGAGATGATCAACGCCGGGGGAAAACTGCTGCGACCTGCCCTGGTACTTCTGGCAGGCTGGTACGGGGGAAAAAACCAGGAGACCCTTGGGGCCTTGGCCGCCTCGGTGGAGATGCTCCATATGGCCACCCTGGTGCATGACGATGTTCTCGATGATGCGCCTACCAGGCGGGGCAAACCGGCGCTGCACGTGACTGTGGGGGCCAAAGCTGCAATACTGATCGGAGACTATCTGTTTGCCCGCTGTTTCACCCTGCTCGATTCCCTCAAGAACAGGGAGATCGGCCTTCATGCCGCCCGGGCGGTGGAACGTATCTGCGACGGAGAGATCCGCCAGGACACGGAACGCTACTCCCTGGACGTAAGCATGCGCTCATATCTTCGGCGGATTTTCGCCAAGACCGCCGTACTTATTACCGCCTCCATGGAGCTGGGCGCGGAACACGGCGAGGCATCGCCGGAGGATGTTCAGCGCTTCAGGCGGATCGGGTACAACCTGGGAATGGGTTTCCAGGTCGTTGATGATCTGCTCGATTTTACCGGCACAGAAAACCGGACGGGAAAACCGCTGGGCCGGGACCTGAGTGCCGGAATTTTTACTGCCCCGGTAATCTATACCCTCGCCGGTCCCCGGGGCCGGGACCTGCGGGAGCTGCTTGCATCTCCTCCCTATAAACGCAGGGACAGGGATGCTGCGGTCTCTCTTATCCTGAAGGGCGACGGAATTGAACAGAGCCGCCGTCTGGCGAAGAGCTA
- a CDS encoding amino acid ABC transporter permease — protein sequence MAAIDQPAKGTRIEVTDGALLPVKSERGILNSWRVTFVFSIVMLAILFFFYEDPYSQIVYVVAKGIPITFNVTVFAILGSIFIGLFAGLGQISRVRIVNLIAGVYIELIRGIPLLVQLIFIYYALGRFFKIEGAVAAIIALSICYGAYMGEIFRAGIQSIPKGQMEAALALGLSRGQAMRLVILPQTIKIILPAIGNEFIAMLKDSSLVSVIALRDILRRGREYIARTFLSLETMAIVALVYLVITLVLSKLVAILEDRMKTSET from the coding sequence ATGGCTGCGATAGACCAGCCGGCAAAGGGCACCAGGATCGAGGTAACCGACGGTGCCCTTCTGCCCGTAAAAAGCGAACGGGGTATCCTGAACTCCTGGAGGGTTACCTTTGTTTTTTCCATTGTCATGCTGGCGATCCTCTTTTTCTTTTATGAGGATCCCTACTCCCAGATTGTCTATGTTGTTGCCAAGGGAATCCCCATAACCTTCAATGTCACAGTTTTCGCGATCCTCGGCTCAATCTTCATCGGTCTCTTTGCAGGACTCGGCCAGATTTCCCGGGTACGCATCGTCAACCTGATCGCCGGGGTCTATATCGAACTGATCCGGGGTATTCCCCTCCTGGTGCAGCTGATCTTTATCTATTACGCCCTGGGACGTTTCTTCAAGATCGAGGGAGCGGTGGCTGCGATTATCGCTCTCTCCATCTGTTACGGCGCCTATATGGGGGAGATCTTCCGGGCGGGAATTCAGTCCATCCCCAAGGGGCAGATGGAAGCTGCTCTTGCCCTGGGACTCTCCCGGGGACAGGCCATGCGCCTGGTAATACTGCCCCAGACCATCAAGATAATCCTCCCGGCCATCGGCAACGAGTTCATAGCCATGCTCAAGGACTCTTCCCTGGTTTCGGTCATCGCCCTCCGGGATATTCTCCGGCGGGGGCGGGAATACATAGCCAGAACCTTTCTGTCCCTGGAGACCATGGCCATAGTCGCCCTGGTGTATCTGGTAATTACCCTTGTGCTCTCCAAACTTGTTGCTATACTTGAAGACAGGATGAAGACCAGTGAAACCTAG
- a CDS encoding FAD-dependent oxidoreductase: MKRIVILGGGYGGIAAAKKLAKIFKKNNDIEITIVDKNTYHTLMTELHEVAGSRVDPDSVMVSYERIFANTKVKVITDFITGIDFEKKALVSEKAAYPYDYLILGTGGAPEFFDIQGIQENSFSLWSLEDAIRIRQHIEERFRLAAKEPDPEQKKQMLTFVVAGAGFTGIELAGELMERRDVLCARYHIDPRDVRIIVVEAMDRVLPIIEEPLRKKAEKYMRKHGIEIMLKSPIVAAEENLVILQSGESIKTETFVWTCGIHGSEFTSRIPLEKGHTARGECSIASEEGIHGMSGCRFEEDETYIVGKRGRILVNNLMQTADYHDIYAVGDNLWFVEEGKVLPQIVETALQTGECAAENIAADIQSKDKKGFKSNYHGFMVSIGGRYCVSNAGGIKLSGFFAMAMKHMVNLHYLFGLAGINACWAYLKHEFFHMEDKRTLIGGHLSYRMQGFWAVPLRMWLGLMWLVEGVNKIGEGWLNFSAGTKSGWMFSKGVTQAGVKAAADAATAATGAAGDYAADAATAATGAADAAAETVTAATGAAADYASDAVSAATGAVADTAAEAVSAATGAVSAAADSAHEAFGLVWDTAKTIIPYDSGFVTWFREIFMDSMAAYIPYQLFQVMVVGVEVLIGLALIGGLFTFPAAGVSIIMCFVFIFSGMFSWSQLWFIFAAIVMLGGAGRSFGLDHYVLPFLGRKWRSMSLVQRYHLYGGEPVNTKKKR; this comes from the coding sequence ATGAAGCGTATTGTTATTCTTGGCGGCGGGTATGGCGGTATCGCCGCGGCTAAGAAGCTGGCAAAGATTTTCAAGAAAAACAACGATATCGAGATTACCATAGTCGACAAGAATACCTATCACACCCTTATGACTGAGCTCCACGAGGTAGCAGGATCAAGGGTGGATCCGGATTCGGTCATGGTCTCCTATGAGAGAATTTTCGCGAACACGAAAGTCAAGGTGATTACTGATTTTATCACCGGTATCGATTTCGAGAAAAAAGCCCTCGTCTCCGAGAAAGCGGCATACCCCTACGACTACCTGATTCTCGGAACAGGCGGAGCCCCGGAATTCTTCGATATCCAGGGGATTCAGGAGAATTCTTTCTCCCTGTGGTCTCTGGAAGATGCCATCCGCATTCGGCAGCACATAGAAGAGCGCTTCAGGCTGGCGGCCAAGGAACCGGATCCTGAACAGAAAAAGCAGATGCTTACCTTTGTCGTTGCCGGGGCCGGCTTCACCGGCATCGAGCTCGCCGGTGAGCTTATGGAACGCAGGGACGTACTCTGTGCCCGCTACCACATCGACCCCAGGGATGTACGGATCATCGTGGTCGAGGCCATGGATCGGGTCCTTCCGATCATTGAAGAGCCCCTGCGAAAGAAAGCCGAAAAATACATGCGGAAGCATGGAATTGAAATCATGCTCAAGTCTCCCATTGTCGCGGCGGAAGAAAACCTGGTTATCCTGCAGAGCGGGGAATCCATAAAAACGGAGACCTTTGTCTGGACCTGCGGTATCCACGGTTCCGAGTTTACCAGCCGCATCCCCCTGGAAAAGGGACATACCGCCAGAGGAGAATGCTCAATCGCCTCCGAAGAAGGCATCCATGGAATGTCAGGCTGCCGCTTCGAAGAGGATGAAACCTATATCGTCGGCAAACGGGGACGTATTCTGGTCAATAATCTGATGCAGACCGCCGATTACCACGACATTTACGCCGTGGGAGATAACCTCTGGTTTGTTGAGGAAGGAAAGGTCCTTCCGCAGATCGTTGAGACCGCTCTTCAGACCGGAGAGTGCGCCGCCGAAAACATTGCAGCGGACATACAGAGCAAAGACAAGAAGGGCTTTAAATCAAACTACCACGGTTTCATGGTATCCATCGGCGGACGCTACTGCGTCTCCAACGCGGGGGGTATCAAGCTTTCCGGTTTCTTTGCCATGGCCATGAAGCACATGGTCAACCTTCACTATCTCTTTGGACTGGCCGGTATAAATGCCTGCTGGGCATATCTCAAACATGAGTTCTTCCATATGGAGGACAAGCGGACCCTGATAGGCGGACATCTTTCCTACCGCATGCAGGGATTCTGGGCCGTTCCCCTGAGAATGTGGCTCGGACTTATGTGGCTCGTAGAGGGTGTGAACAAGATTGGAGAAGGCTGGCTCAATTTTTCCGCCGGCACAAAATCCGGCTGGATGTTCAGTAAGGGAGTAACCCAGGCGGGTGTCAAAGCAGCTGCGGATGCGGCCACTGCAGCCACCGGGGCCGCAGGGGATTATGCTGCGGACGCCGCGACTGCTGCTACCGGTGCCGCCGATGCGGCGGCCGAAACCGTCACAGCCGCCACCGGTGCTGCTGCAGACTATGCATCCGACGCGGTAAGCGCCGCCACCGGAGCAGTTGCGGATACCGCCGCGGAGGCAGTAAGCGCTGCTACCGGAGCCGTCAGTGCAGCCGCCGACAGCGCCCACGAGGCTTTCGGCCTGGTATGGGATACGGCCAAAACCATTATCCCCTACGATTCCGGATTCGTGACCTGGTTCAGGGAGATCTTCATGGACAGCATGGCCGCCTATATTCCGTACCAGCTCTTCCAGGTAATGGTTGTCGGGGTGGAGGTTCTCATCGGCCTTGCCCTCATCGGCGGGCTCTTTACCTTCCCCGCTGCCGGGGTCTCGATCATCATGTGCTTTGTGTTCATCTTCTCCGGAATGTTCAGCTGGAGTCAGCTCTGGTTCATCTTCGCAGCCATTGTTATGCTGGGCGGTGCCGGTCGAAGCTTCGGTCTGGATCACTATGTACTTCCCTTCCTGGGCAGGAAATGGCGCTCCATGTCGCTGGTACAGCGTTACCATCTGTACGGCGGCGAACCGGTTAACACGAAGAAAAAGCGTTAA
- a CDS encoding AMP-dependent synthetase/ligase — MPDTLPKRILHFAEKHPEAVIQYTKDETGTFQPTTFPVFVREFKAFAAGLHNLGVKKGDHVGLISENRKEWLISDIGILALGAADVPRGCDSTAEEISYILSFSECRVIIIENEAQLAKINAHKKELGHLKHIILIDAGVNPEGWLGVKLHSFAEVLENGKELYDKRPEQVDTSIQEGDRDDIATLIFTSGTTGVPKGVMLTHGNFLHQVENVPKLINTGLGDIWLCVLPVWHSFERIMQYVATGWGSALAYSKPVGKIMLADMQQIKPTWMASVPRIWEAVQAGIYRNINKEGGAKKLLFYFFVAAAGAWTGFRNRLYGLLPEFKKRIRVLDILIAVLPFLLLYPIKALGDLLVFSKIKAKLGGNFVAGISGGGALPKSVDRFFSAAGILLLEGYGLTETAPVLGVRDQKHPVPGTIGPVFPGTVIEIRDEEGNILPPGHKGIVFARGPQVMKGYFKQPELTRAILSPDGWLNTGDLGMLTWHNELAIMGRVKDTIVLRGGENVEPLPIEQKMQESPYISQSMLLGQDQKYLAALIVPDFEALQDYASQNNLSFMDREDLLGSPEIEELINGEIQERINGKSGFKSFERVNRFRLLTKPFEVGDELSQKQEIKRHVINEKYEKLIQEIFS; from the coding sequence ATGCCCGATACCCTTCCCAAACGAATACTGCATTTTGCGGAAAAGCACCCGGAGGCAGTTATCCAGTACACGAAGGACGAAACCGGTACCTTTCAGCCGACGACATTTCCGGTATTCGTCCGGGAGTTCAAGGCCTTTGCTGCGGGACTGCATAACCTGGGAGTCAAAAAAGGAGACCATGTCGGGCTGATCAGCGAAAACCGCAAGGAATGGCTGATCAGCGATATAGGTATTCTCGCCCTGGGAGCTGCCGACGTCCCCCGGGGCTGCGATTCCACCGCCGAAGAAATAAGCTATATTCTCTCCTTCTCCGAGTGCCGGGTGATCATCATTGAAAACGAGGCCCAGCTGGCCAAGATCAACGCCCACAAAAAAGAGCTGGGTCACCTGAAGCATATCATCCTGATCGACGCCGGGGTAAACCCGGAAGGCTGGCTGGGGGTCAAACTCCACAGTTTTGCCGAGGTACTGGAAAACGGAAAGGAACTGTACGACAAACGCCCCGAACAGGTGGATACGAGCATCCAGGAGGGCGACAGGGACGACATTGCCACTCTCATCTTTACCTCCGGCACCACCGGAGTTCCCAAGGGAGTAATGCTCACCCACGGAAATTTTCTCCATCAGGTGGAAAACGTACCGAAGCTGATCAACACCGGTCTCGGGGACATCTGGCTTTGTGTACTGCCGGTATGGCACTCCTTTGAACGGATCATGCAGTACGTGGCCACCGGCTGGGGGTCAGCCCTGGCCTATTCCAAACCCGTCGGCAAGATCATGCTCGCCGATATGCAGCAGATAAAACCGACGTGGATGGCTTCGGTCCCCCGTATATGGGAGGCCGTACAGGCTGGAATATATCGGAACATCAACAAGGAGGGAGGAGCCAAGAAACTTCTCTTCTACTTCTTCGTCGCCGCCGCCGGAGCCTGGACAGGATTCAGGAACCGGCTGTACGGACTGCTGCCGGAATTCAAAAAGCGGATCCGGGTGCTGGATATCCTGATCGCTGTTCTCCCCTTCCTTCTGCTCTACCCTATCAAAGCCCTTGGAGATCTCCTGGTCTTCTCGAAAATCAAGGCCAAGCTGGGGGGAAATTTCGTGGCCGGCATTTCCGGCGGCGGAGCCCTGCCTAAATCGGTGGACCGCTTCTTTTCTGCTGCAGGGATTCTGCTTCTTGAAGGCTACGGCCTGACAGAGACCGCCCCTGTATTGGGAGTCAGGGACCAGAAGCATCCCGTTCCCGGAACAATCGGTCCGGTTTTTCCCGGTACAGTGATCGAAATCCGCGATGAGGAAGGAAATATACTGCCCCCGGGGCACAAGGGAATCGTATTTGCCCGGGGCCCCCAGGTAATGAAGGGCTATTTCAAACAGCCGGAACTGACCAGGGCGATACTTTCTCCCGACGGCTGGCTCAATACCGGTGACCTCGGTATGCTGACCTGGCACAACGAACTCGCGATAATGGGCCGTGTCAAGGATACCATCGTCCTTCGGGGAGGAGAAAACGTGGAACCCCTGCCCATCGAGCAGAAGATGCAGGAATCTCCCTATATTTCCCAATCCATGCTGCTGGGGCAGGACCAGAAATACCTGGCAGCCCTGATTGTGCCGGATTTTGAGGCCCTCCAGGACTATGCCTCCCAGAACAACCTGAGTTTTATGGACAGGGAGGATCTGCTGGGCAGCCCGGAAATAGAGGAGCTCATTAACGGGGAAATTCAGGAACGAATCAACGGAAAAAGCGGTTTCAAGTCCTTTGAGAGGGTCAACCGCTTCCGTCTTCTGACCAAGCCCTTCGAGGTTGGTGATGAGCTCTCCCAGAAGCAGGAAATCAAACGCCATGTCATCAACGAAAAGTACGAAAAGCTCATTCAGGAAATTTTTTCCTGA
- a CDS encoding basic amino acid ABC transporter substrate-binding protein, which produces MFKRIALVFMISLIGFALFAGGQQDDNMYVFASDVAWAPMEFVDENGDMVGFDIDLMAAIAEEAGFEYEIRNTAWDGIFAGLANGAYDGVISSVTITDDRKKAMDFSEPYINAGQVLIVRKELNGVTSLADMKGMKVGVQNGTTGDFVVEDAEGVERRAYDEIGFAVEDLMNGNVEGVVCDSPVAADYVLQNKNYKGALKIVGEPFTEEYYGIAVQKGNTELLNKINAGLKKIIESGKRDELIDKWLR; this is translated from the coding sequence ATGTTTAAAAGAATCGCACTTGTTTTTATGATTTCTTTAATTGGTTTCGCCCTTTTTGCCGGCGGACAGCAGGACGACAACATGTATGTCTTCGCCTCCGACGTGGCCTGGGCCCCCATGGAGTTTGTAGACGAGAACGGCGATATGGTAGGCTTTGACATCGACCTGATGGCGGCCATTGCCGAAGAAGCCGGCTTCGAATACGAAATCCGCAACACCGCCTGGGACGGAATTTTTGCAGGACTCGCCAATGGTGCCTATGACGGAGTTATCTCCTCGGTAACCATTACAGACGACCGTAAAAAAGCCATGGACTTTTCCGAGCCCTACATCAATGCCGGTCAGGTACTGATTGTCCGCAAGGAGCTCAACGGAGTTACAAGCCTTGCCGACATGAAGGGCATGAAGGTAGGCGTCCAGAACGGCACCACCGGCGACTTTGTCGTGGAAGACGCCGAAGGGGTTGAGCGCCGGGCCTATGACGAGATCGGTTTTGCCGTGGAAGACCTGATGAACGGTAATGTCGAGGGTGTTGTCTGCGATTCTCCTGTAGCTGCCGACTATGTGCTTCAGAACAAGAACTACAAGGGTGCCCTGAAGATCGTCGGCGAACCCTTTACCGAAGAATACTATGGAATCGCTGTTCAGAAGGGAAACACCGAGCTGCTGAACAAGATCAACGCCGGCCTGAAAAAGATCATTGAATCCGGCAAGCGGGACGAGCTGATCGATAAATGGCTGCGATAG